The following coding sequences lie in one Vulgatibacter sp. genomic window:
- a CDS encoding Ig-like domain-containing protein codes for MGGTGGTGGSGGAGGTGGSEAPVIDRIEVRCEGDRGVGCGELEAGETVQLVAAAYDADGAAIEELAFTWSSSDEAVLLVDEHGLVTAGGDGAASIRATAGGATGEVGFRVGILPVKKINASTGIGGDRPNVLVGQSVLVQAWAYSDPSGFQQNAQAELDFAFSNESAVEILEESREADGGETVLVRILAEGAITVTITSPQGEGVEAALVINGIPVTVGAPGASFSTLAAGASLVCGLESGAVSCWGENGAGQLGDGSTSFEPVPHPVAVAGGHSFAALTTGNDYACALDDGGSAWCWGSNFAGQLGIEEADGEIFDVAVPTLAAGGTAFTSIDAGIGHTCAVTPAGKAWCWGWNGNGQLGNGTSGEGRFGPQEIAGITFTSVQAGSFATCGLDTVGQAFCWGEAGAHLGAPADAEDPWAPVPTPQAVAGSVRFSTLTMGSGHVCGLTDAGAAHCWGANFSGAAGSAAPEVREPTPVVGGHNFVAIAAGGSHTCAIDDAGAAWCWGGNHAGQLGDGSYEGRGEPVQVLGGLSFSSITAGGETTCASATDGTAWCWGGSLSGQLGAGLVGTAWPLPIAVEAAAID; via the coding sequence ATGGGTGGAACCGGTGGCACGGGCGGCAGCGGCGGCGCCGGTGGCACCGGCGGGTCGGAGGCGCCGGTGATCGACCGGATCGAGGTGCGCTGCGAAGGAGATCGCGGCGTGGGCTGCGGGGAGCTCGAGGCCGGCGAGACGGTGCAGCTCGTCGCAGCGGCGTACGATGCCGACGGCGCGGCGATCGAGGAGCTCGCCTTCACCTGGTCGAGCAGCGACGAGGCGGTCCTCCTCGTCGACGAACACGGCCTGGTCACCGCGGGCGGCGACGGCGCCGCGTCGATCCGCGCAACCGCCGGCGGCGCGACCGGCGAGGTCGGTTTCCGGGTGGGCATCCTGCCGGTGAAGAAGATCAACGCCTCCACCGGCATCGGCGGCGATCGGCCCAACGTCCTCGTTGGCCAGAGCGTGCTGGTCCAGGCCTGGGCCTACAGCGATCCGAGCGGCTTCCAGCAGAACGCGCAGGCGGAGCTCGACTTCGCCTTCTCGAACGAGAGCGCCGTCGAGATCCTCGAGGAGAGCCGGGAAGCCGACGGCGGCGAGACGGTCCTCGTCCGCATCCTCGCGGAGGGCGCGATCACCGTCACGATCACCAGCCCGCAGGGCGAGGGCGTCGAGGCGGCGCTCGTGATCAACGGGATCCCGGTGACCGTCGGCGCACCGGGCGCCTCCTTCTCCACGCTGGCTGCTGGCGCGAGCCTCGTCTGCGGCCTCGAGAGCGGCGCCGTCTCGTGCTGGGGCGAGAACGGCGCGGGCCAGCTCGGCGATGGGAGCACCTCCTTCGAACCGGTGCCGCATCCCGTCGCCGTCGCCGGCGGACACAGCTTCGCCGCGCTCACCACGGGCAACGACTACGCTTGCGCCCTCGACGACGGCGGCTCGGCCTGGTGCTGGGGCTCCAACTTCGCCGGACAGCTGGGCATCGAGGAGGCCGACGGCGAGATCTTCGACGTCGCCGTTCCCACCCTGGCGGCGGGTGGCACCGCCTTCACCTCCATTGACGCCGGCATCGGCCACACCTGCGCGGTGACGCCTGCGGGCAAGGCCTGGTGTTGGGGCTGGAACGGCAACGGCCAGCTCGGCAACGGCACCTCGGGCGAGGGGCGCTTCGGGCCCCAGGAGATCGCCGGGATCACCTTCACGTCGGTGCAGGCGGGCAGCTTCGCGACCTGCGGCCTCGACACCGTGGGCCAGGCCTTTTGCTGGGGGGAAGCGGGCGCGCACCTCGGCGCCCCTGCCGACGCCGAGGATCCGTGGGCGCCGGTCCCCACCCCGCAGGCGGTGGCGGGCAGCGTGCGCTTCTCCACGCTCACCATGGGGAGCGGACACGTCTGCGGTCTCACCGACGCAGGGGCCGCCCATTGCTGGGGCGCCAACTTCAGCGGCGCCGCCGGCTCCGCAGCGCCCGAGGTCCGGGAGCCCACCCCGGTGGTCGGCGGTCACAACTTCGTGGCGATCGCCGCCGGCGGCAGCCACACCTGCGCCATCGACGATGCCGGCGCAGCCTGGTGCTGGGGTGGCAACCACGCCGGCCAGCTCGGCGACGGCAGCTACGAGGGGCGCGGTGAGCCGGTGCAGGTGCTCGGCGGCCTCAGCTTCTCGTCGATCACCGCCGGCGGCGAGACCACCTGCGCCAGCGCCACCGATGGCACCGCCTGGTGCTGGGGCGGCTCGCTCTCCGGCCAGCTCGGCGCCGGCCTCGTCGGTACGGCGTGGCCGCTGCCGATCGCGGTGGAGGCAGCGGCGATCGACTGA
- a CDS encoding PQQ-binding-like beta-propeller repeat protein: MKVRIAPLLVACGLAAAACDGSPPEPQPAIEEPGTQPPVEEPAVLLQRDWVARGFGEVQLLQRVDLDGDGLDEVAVGARRAVALDGGAGEQRWFFEWEAAPSDPLHAYGDYAMVWEIEPVARADGGADLIVVDDRGKAWRVDGTDGSRQWAVEPDLRFPFGGPITVFGPEDERRFFPSYGYAAYGVATGEVAWESPLPTWPTWSLEARLAAGAPTGLFVAHQYDGSAEQRANGEHTGERGTEEPGLHAVTASGELLFSRAFTPGIQLMAIGVGDLAGTGLDAAVVAFDDGSVLAVDPSGETIWERSLAPFGGEPARTLVQALLAEDVDEDGSAEIFVVAHDAHYLGAPVVPYAVIALDADGAERWRYTYTQKVWQAAIERIGGKPVLVLAAGANDSHSKGDVRFLDLDPAASTRLLRKIEPTHVATSAAVVRHETGERLVVGSTDGILRSYDAASGDAGWDHHLTSFLYGVASVEGEAGTAGVVARDQAGSIAFHDSTGAKRWAHRLQVGPYGFATAATGGVIDGETLVLASSIGFAEDAPGHLEAFTLEGHRRFTTSYEGLPFDLVIGRFEGARIAALESMRAETDVCRLLLQDGGGAVVREIELVACSDGSLFVGDVDGDGRDEIAVHTWPAASGQPAYLALLASDGSIRWMIDEIDQLTEWVELVPGGLVHGGVLSGNRGFVLRRGLDGLRHWSTVLDPLADPLYPQGVGRAGTAVSAAVVDDLDEDGAAEIAVAAASNGLYLLDGATGEVRWETVTEDADRADHLRHEGGLLRFVAADGERPAHLLYAQDGGNAGLRSAVLAVSLGGEVIGTTPIDSVATAIVPVRGWSGTDGAVVSGLYSLYATSLQLDGKEGAE, from the coding sequence ATGAAGGTACGGATCGCCCCGCTGCTCGTCGCTTGCGGCCTCGCCGCCGCAGCATGCGATGGCTCGCCCCCGGAGCCGCAGCCCGCCATCGAGGAACCCGGTACGCAGCCACCGGTCGAAGAGCCCGCGGTGCTGCTGCAGCGCGATTGGGTCGCCCGGGGCTTCGGCGAGGTGCAGCTCCTGCAGCGCGTGGACCTCGACGGGGACGGCCTCGACGAGGTGGCGGTCGGTGCGCGGCGGGCGGTGGCCCTCGACGGCGGCGCAGGCGAGCAGCGCTGGTTCTTCGAGTGGGAGGCGGCGCCGTCCGATCCGCTCCACGCCTACGGCGACTACGCGATGGTGTGGGAGATCGAGCCGGTTGCACGCGCCGACGGTGGCGCGGATCTGATCGTGGTCGACGATCGCGGCAAGGCCTGGCGGGTCGACGGCACCGACGGCTCGCGGCAGTGGGCGGTGGAGCCCGATCTGCGCTTCCCCTTCGGCGGACCGATCACCGTCTTCGGCCCCGAGGACGAACGGCGCTTCTTTCCGAGCTATGGCTACGCCGCCTACGGCGTCGCCACCGGCGAGGTGGCGTGGGAATCGCCGCTGCCCACCTGGCCCACCTGGAGCCTGGAGGCGCGCCTCGCTGCAGGCGCACCCACCGGCCTCTTCGTCGCGCACCAGTACGACGGTTCCGCGGAGCAGCGGGCGAACGGCGAACACACCGGCGAGCGCGGGACGGAGGAGCCGGGGCTGCATGCGGTCACCGCCAGCGGCGAGCTCCTCTTCTCCCGTGCGTTCACGCCGGGGATCCAGCTCATGGCCATCGGGGTCGGTGATCTCGCCGGCACCGGCCTCGACGCAGCGGTGGTGGCCTTCGACGACGGCTCGGTGCTCGCGGTCGACCCTTCCGGCGAGACGATCTGGGAGAGGAGCCTCGCCCCCTTCGGCGGCGAGCCCGCGCGAACCCTCGTCCAGGCGCTCCTCGCCGAAGACGTGGACGAGGACGGCAGCGCCGAGATCTTCGTCGTCGCCCACGACGCGCACTACCTCGGCGCCCCGGTCGTTCCCTACGCCGTGATCGCCCTCGACGCCGACGGCGCCGAGCGTTGGCGCTACACCTACACCCAGAAGGTGTGGCAGGCGGCGATCGAGCGCATCGGCGGCAAGCCGGTCCTCGTGCTCGCAGCAGGCGCCAACGATTCCCACTCGAAAGGCGACGTCCGCTTCCTCGACCTCGATCCCGCCGCGTCGACCAGGCTCCTCCGCAAGATCGAGCCGACCCACGTCGCCACCAGCGCCGCCGTCGTCCGCCACGAGACCGGCGAGCGTCTCGTCGTCGGCTCCACCGACGGCATCCTCCGCAGCTACGACGCCGCGAGCGGCGACGCAGGCTGGGACCACCACCTCACCTCCTTCCTCTACGGCGTCGCGTCGGTGGAGGGCGAGGCGGGCACCGCAGGTGTGGTGGCGCGGGATCAGGCGGGAAGCATCGCCTTCCACGATTCCACCGGCGCGAAGCGCTGGGCGCACCGGCTCCAGGTCGGCCCCTACGGCTTCGCCACCGCTGCCACCGGCGGCGTGATCGATGGCGAGACCCTCGTCCTCGCCAGCTCCATCGGCTTTGCCGAGGATGCTCCCGGCCATCTCGAGGCCTTCACGCTCGAGGGGCATCGGCGCTTCACCACCAGCTACGAGGGCCTTCCCTTCGACCTGGTGATCGGCCGCTTCGAGGGCGCGCGGATCGCGGCGCTGGAGTCGATGCGGGCCGAGACCGACGTCTGCCGCCTCCTCCTCCAGGACGGCGGCGGCGCCGTGGTGCGCGAGATCGAGCTGGTCGCCTGCAGCGACGGCTCGCTCTTCGTCGGCGACGTGGACGGCGACGGCAGGGACGAGATCGCGGTCCACACCTGGCCTGCCGCCAGCGGCCAGCCCGCGTACCTCGCGCTCCTCGCCAGCGACGGATCGATCCGCTGGATGATCGACGAGATCGATCAGCTCACCGAGTGGGTGGAGCTGGTGCCGGGCGGCCTCGTGCACGGCGGCGTCCTCAGCGGCAACCGCGGCTTCGTGCTGCGCCGCGGGCTCGACGGCCTGCGCCACTGGTCGACGGTCCTCGATCCGCTCGCGGATCCGCTCTACCCGCAGGGCGTGGGGCGCGCCGGCACGGCGGTGAGCGCGGCGGTGGTGGACGATCTCGACGAGGACGGCGCCGCCGAGATCGCGGTCGCCGCCGCGTCGAACGGTCTCTATCTCCTCGACGGGGCCACCGGCGAGGTCCGCTGGGAAACCGTGACCGAGGACGCGGATCGCGCCGATCACCTGCGGCACGAGGGTGGCCTGCTCCGCTTCGTGGCGGCGGACGGTGAGAGGCCCGCCCATCTCCTCTACGCACAGGACGGGGGCAACGCCGGGCTGCGCAGCGCGGTCCTCGCCGTCTCGCTGGGGGGCGAGGTGATCGGCACCACACCGATCGACTCGGTGGCCACGGCGATCGTGCCGGTGCGGGGCTGGTCGGGCACGGACGGCGCCGTCGTCTCCGGCCTCTACAGCCTCTACGCAACCAGCCTGCAGCTCGACGGGAAGGAAGGCGCCGAATGA
- a CDS encoding PQQ-binding-like beta-propeller repeat protein produces the protein MKNGHAIAWLAALALCGAGCGDETGEKKRGGGATPVDEPSWEGLSIDGRQSSDLLGETLRMAAGTFGPQGADGVVYAGRELLVVDEAGAPIWRAGWSGVSSAPYVAAHRVVDLAAVEATGDGISDLLLVDTWGEVHLLDGIDGSARWKHQLAQETVADGGAIFGSEAERLFYTSFSVGPLRLDTGTVAFRPALPGPPIFLAAAAQGAGEPSVALVSVEPTGGALQRDLFVLGHDGTLLADYGSGGFVTALTAASFDEGAQVAIVGADRGRLAAVGLDGTERWSSSFELHPDSIEGSTYVDELVASDLDGDGVDEIVFTLRELQWDARTAIVVADAAGAELWRMPTFAPVERIDVIDGAEGPAIVAILGRRGEEMVVLDPMPAADTDPVRWRYAGTRMITSFAPLAEKLFVGAEDGVIRSFDPASGAALHEDYQGFFQMGASIAVGDTLFLADEAARLAARDLDGALQWHTLPDGAVPSVPRGLASFGAAGEEELALLLGRFTTDHELGMLHLVDRQGATRASIPIGTVPMELAVADLHGDGGADAVIVGKNVAHIEAEIVAVDLAAGATKWEAALPRKCEFGFVAAGEEGAGIGCFTGVAPPFVAFLDADGNVRWEEETIERPHWVRLVDGNLVVGGGGIDGEGFVASRDGATGELRWQTVLRWVPDPSDPRRRIEGASWFGIPIPDRTGDGAAEVAVTTTAGDLYVLDGATGEVVWTLPIADERVEHTGMQYGGALALVPGSEEAPAWLQVGLGSWDGSDTLSMAVSLDGEVQATFPHEGTVRAVLAATEASGAGRAVVVTSLGSTLHGIVPAAH, from the coding sequence ATGAAGAACGGCCACGCGATCGCATGGCTCGCAGCCCTCGCCCTCTGCGGCGCTGGCTGCGGCGACGAGACGGGGGAGAAGAAGCGGGGGGGCGGTGCGACGCCCGTCGACGAGCCCTCGTGGGAGGGCCTGTCGATCGACGGCAGGCAGAGCAGCGATCTCCTCGGCGAGACGCTGCGGATGGCCGCGGGCACCTTCGGCCCGCAGGGCGCGGATGGCGTCGTCTACGCAGGGCGCGAGCTCCTCGTCGTCGACGAGGCGGGGGCGCCGATCTGGCGGGCGGGCTGGTCCGGCGTCTCCTCCGCGCCCTACGTCGCGGCCCACCGGGTGGTCGATCTCGCCGCGGTGGAAGCCACCGGCGACGGGATCTCCGACCTCCTCCTCGTCGACACCTGGGGCGAGGTCCATCTCCTCGACGGCATCGACGGAAGCGCGCGCTGGAAGCACCAGCTGGCGCAGGAGACGGTGGCGGATGGCGGCGCCATCTTCGGGAGCGAGGCGGAGCGGCTCTTCTACACCTCCTTCTCCGTGGGGCCGCTGCGGCTCGACACGGGCACCGTCGCCTTCCGGCCGGCGCTGCCGGGGCCGCCGATCTTCCTCGCCGCTGCGGCGCAGGGTGCGGGGGAGCCTTCGGTGGCGCTGGTCTCGGTGGAGCCCACCGGCGGCGCGCTGCAGCGGGACCTCTTCGTCCTCGGCCACGACGGCACGCTCCTCGCCGACTACGGCAGCGGCGGCTTCGTCACCGCGCTCACCGCTGCGTCCTTCGACGAGGGGGCGCAGGTGGCGATCGTCGGCGCCGACCGGGGCAGGCTGGCTGCGGTCGGCCTCGACGGCACCGAGCGCTGGTCGAGCAGCTTCGAGCTCCATCCCGATTCGATCGAAGGCTCGACCTACGTGGACGAGCTCGTCGCCAGCGACCTCGATGGTGACGGCGTCGACGAGATCGTCTTCACCTTGCGCGAGCTGCAGTGGGACGCGCGCACGGCGATCGTCGTCGCCGACGCTGCAGGCGCGGAGCTGTGGCGGATGCCGACCTTCGCGCCGGTCGAGCGGATCGACGTGATCGACGGAGCCGAGGGCCCTGCAATCGTGGCGATCCTCGGCAGGCGGGGCGAGGAGATGGTGGTCCTCGATCCGATGCCGGCGGCGGACACCGATCCGGTGCGCTGGCGCTACGCCGGCACCCGCATGATCACCTCCTTCGCGCCCCTGGCGGAGAAGCTCTTCGTCGGTGCGGAGGACGGCGTGATCCGCTCCTTCGATCCGGCGAGCGGCGCCGCGCTCCACGAGGATTACCAGGGCTTCTTCCAGATGGGCGCCTCCATCGCGGTCGGCGACACGCTCTTCCTCGCCGACGAGGCGGCGCGGCTCGCCGCGCGGGATCTCGACGGCGCGCTGCAGTGGCACACCCTCCCCGACGGCGCCGTGCCCAGCGTCCCCCGCGGCCTCGCCTCCTTCGGCGCTGCGGGAGAGGAGGAACTCGCACTCCTTCTCGGCAGGTTCACCACCGATCACGAGCTCGGGATGCTCCACCTCGTCGATCGGCAGGGTGCGACCCGCGCCTCGATCCCGATCGGCACCGTGCCCATGGAGCTGGCAGTGGCTGACCTCCACGGGGACGGTGGCGCCGACGCGGTGATCGTCGGCAAGAACGTGGCGCACATCGAGGCCGAGATCGTGGCGGTCGATCTGGCGGCCGGCGCCACGAAGTGGGAGGCCGCCCTCCCGCGCAAATGCGAGTTCGGCTTCGTCGCCGCGGGGGAGGAGGGCGCCGGGATCGGCTGCTTCACCGGCGTGGCCCCGCCCTTCGTCGCCTTCCTCGACGCCGACGGCAACGTGCGTTGGGAGGAGGAGACGATCGAGCGGCCGCATTGGGTCCGCCTCGTGGACGGCAACCTGGTCGTCGGTGGCGGCGGGATCGACGGCGAGGGTTTCGTCGCCAGCCGCGACGGCGCCACCGGCGAGCTGCGCTGGCAGACGGTCCTGCGCTGGGTCCCCGATCCGTCGGATCCACGGCGGCGGATCGAGGGCGCGAGCTGGTTCGGGATCCCGATCCCGGACCGGACCGGCGACGGCGCCGCCGAGGTGGCGGTGACCACCACCGCCGGCGATCTCTACGTGCTCGACGGCGCCACCGGCGAGGTGGTCTGGACCCTTCCCATCGCCGACGAGAGGGTGGAGCACACCGGGATGCAATACGGCGGTGCGCTCGCCCTCGTCCCGGGGAGCGAGGAAGCGCCCGCCTGGCTGCAGGTGGGGCTGGGCTCCTGGGATGGCAGCGACACCCTCTCGATGGCCGTCTCCCTCGACGGCGAGGTGCAGGCCACCTTCCCCCACGAGGGCACGGTTCGGGCGGTGCTGGCGGCGACGGAGGCCTCCGGCGCCGGCCGCGCCGTGGTGGTCACCTCCCTCGGCTCCACCCTCCACGGCATCGTCCCGGCGGCTCACTGA
- a CDS encoding DEAD/DEAH box helicase: MSTTTFASLGLSAATLAALDKAGYQNPTPVQHGAIPPALAGHNVIGCAATGTGKTAAFMLPLIERAAGRRGTTALVLAPTRELAQQIAEYVDTFGPARGVKAAVVVGGLGMGPQASALRERRHLVIATPGRLIDHIDQGNADLSGVEALVLDEADRMLDMGFRPQLERILSRLSRRKQTLLFSATMAGEVATFAKRYVPDPVKIEIHRSGTTAERAEQKIFHVERHEKPALLLALLGEDDDSTLIFVRTKHRADKIYKFLNGAGVNATRLHGDRSQSQRRHSLDGFKAGTYRVLVATDVAARGIDVEQIGHVVNFDLPGEPQDYVHRIGRTARNAASGRATSFAEPDDRAELQAIEKLVGKQLPRGVIPRENPAFVAELERRKSQERDPGVHGGRTRAQLGLPPQEPESQSPRAGKPRGARQSYRPQRGPAPKSHERQQQGAAGGQGGGGRPPARSGARPAGGGGGGGRPGGARAGGGGRPGGRPGGGRPGGGAGRRGAAGRGR, translated from the coding sequence ATGTCTACGACCACCTTCGCATCTCTCGGCCTCTCGGCCGCCACCCTGGCTGCCCTCGACAAGGCGGGCTACCAGAACCCCACCCCGGTGCAGCACGGCGCAATCCCGCCGGCACTCGCGGGTCACAACGTCATCGGCTGCGCCGCCACGGGCACCGGCAAGACCGCAGCCTTCATGCTGCCGCTGATCGAGCGGGCCGCAGGCCGCAGGGGCACCACCGCCCTCGTGCTCGCACCCACCCGCGAGCTCGCGCAGCAGATCGCCGAATACGTCGACACCTTCGGCCCCGCGCGCGGCGTGAAGGCAGCCGTCGTCGTCGGCGGCCTCGGCATGGGCCCGCAGGCCTCCGCCCTCCGCGAGCGGCGGCACCTCGTCATCGCCACCCCCGGCCGCCTCATCGATCACATCGACCAGGGCAACGCCGATCTCTCCGGCGTCGAGGCGCTCGTCCTCGACGAGGCCGATCGCATGCTCGACATGGGCTTCCGCCCGCAGCTCGAGCGGATCCTCTCGCGCCTGTCGCGCCGCAAGCAGACGCTGCTCTTCTCCGCCACCATGGCGGGCGAGGTGGCGACCTTTGCCAAGCGTTACGTGCCCGATCCGGTGAAGATCGAGATCCACCGCAGCGGCACCACCGCCGAGCGCGCGGAGCAGAAGATCTTCCACGTCGAGCGCCACGAGAAGCCGGCGCTCCTCCTCGCGCTCCTCGGTGAGGATGATGACTCGACGCTGATCTTCGTGCGGACCAAGCACCGGGCCGACAAGATCTACAAATTCCTCAATGGCGCCGGCGTCAACGCCACGCGCCTCCACGGCGACCGCTCCCAGTCGCAGCGGCGCCACTCGCTGGACGGCTTCAAGGCCGGCACCTACCGCGTGCTCGTCGCCACCGACGTCGCCGCCCGCGGCATCGACGTGGAGCAGATCGGCCACGTGGTGAACTTCGACCTGCCGGGCGAGCCGCAGGACTACGTGCACCGCATCGGCCGCACCGCGCGCAACGCCGCGAGCGGCAGGGCGACCTCCTTCGCCGAGCCGGACGATCGCGCCGAGCTGCAGGCGATCGAGAAGCTGGTGGGCAAGCAGCTGCCCCGCGGCGTCATCCCCCGGGAGAACCCGGCGTTCGTGGCGGAGCTCGAGCGGCGCAAGTCGCAGGAGCGCGATCCCGGCGTACACGGCGGAAGGACCCGGGCGCAGCTCGGGCTGCCGCCGCAGGAGCCGGAGTCGCAGAGCCCGCGGGCGGGCAAGCCCCGTGGCGCGCGGCAGAGCTACAGGCCGCAGCGTGGTCCGGCGCCGAAGTCGCACGAGCGGCAGCAGCAAGGCGCCGCTGGCGGGCAGGGCGGCGGCGGCAGGCCCCCGGCGCGCAGCGGCGCACGTCCCGCCGGCGGTGGTGGCGGTGGCGGGCGCCCTGGTGGCGCCCGTGCCGGCGGTGGCGGCAGGCCGGGCGGAAGGCCCGGCGGCGGTCGGCCCGGTGGCGGCGCCGGTCGCCGCGGCGCTGCAGGCCGCGGGCGCTGA
- a CDS encoding FKBP-type peptidyl-prolyl cis-trans isomerase → MTTTASGLQIEEIREGDGPEAKRGQRVTVHYVGTLTNGDKFDSSRDRGQGFTFGLGAGQVIKGWDEGVAGMKVGGLRKLTIPPDLAYGARGYPPVIPPNSTLVFEVELLEVR, encoded by the coding sequence ATGACGACCACCGCATCCGGTCTGCAGATCGAGGAGATCCGCGAGGGCGACGGCCCCGAGGCGAAGCGCGGCCAGCGCGTCACCGTGCACTACGTGGGCACGCTCACCAACGGAGACAAATTCGACAGCTCCCGCGACCGCGGCCAGGGCTTCACCTTCGGCCTCGGCGCGGGCCAGGTGATCAAGGGCTGGGACGAGGGCGTCGCCGGCATGAAGGTCGGTGGGCTCCGCAAGCTCACCATCCCGCCCGATCTCGCCTACGGCGCACGCGGCTACCCGCCGGTGATCCCGCCCAACTCGACGCTGGTCTTCGAGGTCGAGCTCCTCGAGGTGCGCTGA
- a CDS encoding PQQ-dependent sugar dehydrogenase yields MSLHAVRQLLLLVPFLAAAGCKSSNASNSGQQRDLRLTIVASGFSQPTDLQFVPGAPDLLLVLQKEGTAAWVDLVSGRKGTILELQVSTASELGLLGLAFHPDFARNRKIYVNYTVRAQRGGNESRISEFVLPAGEPLGRARNERILLRQQQPYVNHNAGQLQFGPDGLLYVGFGDGGSAGDPQDNAQDPSTFLGKMLRIDVDGTEGEKPYAVPGDNPFVGREGWLPEIWALGLRNPWRYSFDPRGRLVVADVGQNAWEEIDLVQSGDNLGWDHREGFHCYEPQKACRSEGLVDPIYEYGHDVGQSITGGYVYTGSRIPALRGKYLFTDFASGRLWALELPKERQRVEKAQELGRTGRAVATLGRDARGEIYLADFSSGEILRLDGIP; encoded by the coding sequence ATGAGTTTGCATGCAGTGCGCCAGCTCCTGCTCCTCGTGCCCTTCCTCGCCGCCGCGGGCTGCAAATCGAGCAACGCCAGCAACAGCGGCCAGCAGCGCGACTTGCGCCTCACCATCGTGGCCAGCGGCTTCTCCCAACCCACCGACCTCCAATTCGTCCCCGGGGCGCCGGACCTGCTGCTGGTGCTGCAGAAGGAGGGCACCGCCGCGTGGGTCGACCTGGTGAGCGGAAGGAAGGGCACCATTCTCGAGCTGCAGGTGAGCACCGCCTCGGAGCTCGGCCTGCTCGGCCTCGCCTTCCACCCCGACTTCGCGCGGAACCGGAAGATCTACGTGAACTACACCGTGCGCGCGCAGCGCGGCGGAAACGAGAGCCGGATCTCCGAGTTCGTCCTGCCCGCCGGCGAACCGCTCGGCCGCGCCCGGAACGAACGGATCCTGCTCCGGCAGCAGCAGCCCTACGTCAACCACAACGCCGGGCAGCTCCAATTCGGCCCCGACGGCCTGCTCTACGTGGGCTTCGGCGACGGCGGGAGCGCCGGCGACCCGCAGGACAACGCCCAGGACCCCTCCACCTTCCTCGGCAAGATGCTCCGCATCGACGTCGACGGCACCGAGGGGGAGAAGCCCTACGCCGTCCCCGGCGACAACCCCTTCGTCGGCAGGGAGGGATGGCTGCCGGAGATCTGGGCCCTCGGCCTGCGGAACCCGTGGCGCTACTCCTTCGATCCGCGGGGGCGGCTCGTGGTCGCCGACGTGGGGCAGAACGCCTGGGAGGAGATCGACCTGGTGCAGTCGGGCGACAACCTCGGCTGGGACCACCGCGAGGGCTTCCACTGCTACGAGCCGCAGAAGGCGTGCAGGAGCGAGGGGCTCGTCGATCCGATCTACGAATACGGCCACGACGTCGGGCAGTCGATCACCGGCGGCTACGTCTACACCGGGAGCAGGATCCCGGCGCTCCGGGGAAAGTACCTCTTCACCGATTTCGCCAGCGGCAGGCTCTGGGCCCTGGAGCTGCCGAAGGAGCGGCAGCGGGTCGAGAAGGCGCAGGAGCTGGGCAGGACCGGCAGGGCCGTGGCCACCCTGGGCAGGGACGCGCGCGGCGAAATCTACCTCGCCGACTTCTCCTCGGGGGAGATCCTTCGGCTCGACGGCATCCCTTGA
- a CDS encoding GGDEF domain-containing protein, with translation MVNKPNQPGLGVPADAAESRHQLEVRIAALRAELHAAEAALHALDSPGMAAVATAPAADAAATVARALEAQRQSEERFRLILENAPIGLSFMALDGTLTQVNDRLCDFLGRDRAALLSLGFRQITHPDDLEASNDGVERLLAGQATHFQVEKRYLRPDGSVVHGLLSVALVRDRHGVPLHFIGQVADITEQKRAERLLQEQAEQLRALSLVDELTGLYNRRGFLSLAQQQCNTARRHGKRVLILFADLDGMKEINDRLGHEAGDAALCAGAEILRACFRDSDVVARMGGDEFAVAAMEVAPPTTLDGYVRRIEEAVALFNDTSGPAWQLAMSVGLVEFDPAEPRPLAELLQRADELMYARKRARKLTRRSA, from the coding sequence GTGGTGAACAAACCAAACCAGCCCGGCCTGGGCGTCCCTGCCGATGCAGCGGAGAGCCGGCACCAACTCGAGGTGCGCATCGCCGCGCTGCGGGCGGAGCTGCACGCTGCCGAAGCGGCCCTGCACGCGCTCGACAGCCCGGGCATGGCGGCGGTGGCGACCGCCCCTGCAGCCGACGCGGCGGCGACCGTCGCCCGGGCGCTGGAGGCGCAGCGCCAGAGCGAGGAGCGCTTCCGGCTGATCCTCGAGAACGCGCCGATCGGCCTGTCGTTCATGGCCCTCGACGGCACGCTCACCCAGGTGAACGACAGGCTCTGCGACTTCCTCGGACGCGACCGCGCCGCGCTCCTCTCCCTGGGGTTCCGGCAGATCACCCACCCCGACGACCTCGAGGCCAGCAACGACGGCGTCGAGCGCCTCCTCGCCGGCCAGGCCACGCACTTCCAGGTGGAGAAGCGCTACCTGCGGCCGGACGGCTCCGTCGTCCACGGCCTCCTCAGCGTCGCCCTCGTGCGCGACCGGCACGGGGTGCCCCTGCATTTCATCGGGCAGGTCGCCGACATCACCGAGCAGAAGCGGGCCGAACGGCTGCTGCAGGAGCAGGCGGAGCAGCTCCGCGCGCTCTCCCTCGTCGACGAGCTCACCGGGCTCTACAACCGCCGCGGCTTCCTCTCCCTCGCGCAGCAGCAATGCAACACCGCCAGGCGCCACGGCAAGCGGGTGCTGATCCTCTTCGCCGACCTCGACGGGATGAAGGAGATCAACGACCGCCTCGGCCACGAGGCCGGCGACGCGGCGCTCTGCGCCGGCGCCGAGATCCTCCGGGCCTGCTTCCGCGACTCGGACGTGGTGGCGCGGATGGGCGGTGACGAATTCGCCGTAGCGGCGATGGAGGTCGCGCCGCCCACCACGCTCGACGGCTACGTGCGCCGGATCGAGGAGGCGGTGGCGCTCTTCAACGACACGAGCGGCCCCGCCTGGCAGCTCGCGATGAGCGTCGGCCTGGTGGAATTCGACCCGGCGGAGCCGAGGCCGCTGGCCGAGCTGCTGCAGCGGGCGGACGAGCTGATGTACGCGCGGAAGCGCGCCCGCAAGCTGACCCGGCGCAGCGCCTGA